In Archocentrus centrarchus isolate MPI-CPG fArcCen1 chromosome 21, fArcCen1, whole genome shotgun sequence, the following are encoded in one genomic region:
- the slc4a3 gene encoding anion exchange protein 3 isoform X1 has product MTDIEGQENQGHGTSDKKHHGPERRCSTQKGFGTPKRYQYERHSSLSNMDGFEDFEEFVLDFDDYDLLESIHSQLGSPLEPIRHRFEDNPGVRRHLVKKSSRCHVSRTSNSSTPLSSLKKKKRAAEKKTHELFVELNELIVEKDHEMRWKERARWIKFEEDVDEETDRWGKPHVASLSFRSLLELRRTITHGAILLDLEQTSLPGIAHLVVETMIISDQIRAEDRPSVLRALLLKHSHLSDHKHRFHRHHSSGSLQGSFNHNHVNDTNQPLVAEEHDEHQEHKGPVYDPKQDVFVSLFKSLHPLPEAHPATARSMKLLAKIPKDAEAVIVLVGCVEFLEQPAMAFVRLNDAVLLESVLEVPVPVRFLFVLLGPSQSNVDYHEIGRSFSTLMSDKNFHEVAYFADDRQDLLNGINEFLDYSIVIPPSDVEGKDLLKTVADFQKQMLRKRKERELKKNHSLTGMELENKELSPEEEEEGDQEVDPLQRSGIPFGGLIHDIRRRYPQYVSDLKDALDMQCIAAVIFIYFAALSPTITFGGLLGEKTEGMMGVTELIVSTATIGVIFSLFAGQPLLITGFSGPLLVFEEAFYKFCQAYNFEYLTGRVWIGFWLIIIVVLIVAAEGSFLVRYISPFTQEIFAFLISLIFIYETFSKLIKVFKEHPLMAVYPTDTSGFHNIDDPVHNQPNTALLSLVLMMGTFFVAFFLRKFRNSRFLGGKARRIIGDFGIPISILVSVLVDYAITDTYTQKLNVPSGFSVTSPEKRGWFISPFGDKHPFPTWMMGASVVPALLVFILIFMETQITSLIVSKKERRLVKGSGFHLDLLLIVILGALCPLFGLPWLTAATVRSVTHVNALTVMSKATAPGEKPMIQEVKEQRLTGLLVAVLVGMSIVMTDILRLIPLAVLFGIFLYMGVTSLTGIQLYERITLMVTPAKHHPDHIYVTKVKTWRMNMFTIIQLGCIVALWVVKSTAASLAFPFVLIMTVPLRRLILSRIFEERELQALDCDEDSPNFAEDGRDEYNEIHMLV; this is encoded by the exons ATGACAGACATTGAGGGACAGGAAAACCAAGGACACGGGACCTCTGATAAGAAGCACCATGGACCAGAACGCCGTTGCAGCACCCAGAAAGGCTTTGGAACTCCAAAGCGATACCAATATGAGCGCCACAGctcactgtcaaacatggaCGGATTTGAGGACTTTGAAGAGTTTGTTCTGGATTTTGATGATTATGATTTGCTTGAGTCAATCCACAGCCAGCTGGGGTCGCCTCTCGAGCCTATCC GTCACAGATTCGAGGATAACCCCGGGGTGCGTCGGCACCTGGTGAAGAAGTCGTCCCGATGTCACGTGAGCCGAACCAGCAACAGTTCTACGCCTCTATCCagcctgaagaagaagaagagggctgcagaaaagAAAACTCATGAG TTGTTTGTGGAGCTAAATGAGCTGATTGTGGAGAAGGACCATGAAATGCGTTGGAAGGAGCGCGCTCGCTGGATCAAGTTTGAGGAGGATGTGGATGAAGAGACGGACCGCTGGGGGAAACCTCATGTGGCCTCACTGTCTTTCCGCAGCTTGCTGGAGCTTCGCCGCACCATCACACATG GTGCCATCCTTTTGGACCTCGAACAGACCTCTCTGCCCGGCATCGCCCACCTGGTGGTAGAGACAATGATCATCTCCGATCAGATCAGAGCAGAGGACCGGCCCAGCGTTCTTCGGGCTCTGCTTCTCAAACATAG ccatCTAAGCGATCATAAACATCGTTTTCACCGCCACCACTCATCCGGCAGTCTTCAAGGCAGCTTCAATCACAACCACGTCAACGACACCAATCAGCCATTGGTGGCTGAAGAACACGATGAGCACCAGGAGCACAAAGGGCCGGTGTACGATCCCAAACAAGACGTGTTTGTTAGCCTGTTt AAATCTCTCCACCCTCTGCCAGAGGCTCATCCAGCGACAGCCAGATCTATGAAACTCCTCGCCAAGATTCCCAAAGACGCTGAGGCTGTCATTGTTTTAGTTG GCTGTGTTGAATTTCTGGAGCAGCCGGCCATGGCCTTTGTCAGGCTGAATGACGCAGTCCTTCTAGAGTCGGTCCTTGAGGTTCCCGTCCCTGTTCGATTTCTTTTTGTCCTTCTTGGCCCCAGTCAGTCCAACGTGGACTATCATGAGATTGGACGCTCCTTCTCCACTCTCATGTCAGACAAG AACTTTCATGAGGTGGCCTACTTTGCTGATGACAGACAAGACCTCCTGAATGGCATCAATGAATTCCTGGACTACAGTATCGTCATTCCACCATCAGACGTGGAGGGCAAAGACCTCTTGAAGACAGTGGCGGACTTCCAGAAGCAGATGCTGCgcaagagaaaggaaagagAACTAAAGAAGAACCATTCCTTAACTGGAATggagttagaaaacaaag AATTGAgtccagaggaggaagaggagggagaccAGGAGGTGGACCCATTACAGCGCTCAGGGATCCCATTCGGAGGTTTGATCCACGACATCCGCAGGCGTTACCCGCAGTATGTCAGCGACTTAAAAGATGCCCTGGACATGCAGTGCATTGCTGCCGTCATCTTCATCTATTTTGCCGCACTGTCACCCACTATTACCTTTGGAGGCCTGCTGG gagagaaaacagagggCATGATGGGAGTGactgaactcattgtttccacTGCAACTATTGGAGTTATATTCTCACTCTTTGCTGGACAACCCCTTCTCATAACTGGCTTCTCTGGACCCTTACTGGTGTTTGAAGAAGCCTTCTATAAG TTCTGCCAGGCCTACAACTTTGAGTACCTGACTGGTCGGGTGTGGATTGGCTTCTGGCTCATCATCATCGTCGTGCTAATTGTGGCAGCGGAGGGTAGCTTCCTTGTTCGCTACATCTCACCCTTTACCCAGGAGATTTTTGCTTTCCTCATCTCCCTCATCTTCATCTACGAGACTTTCTCTAAACTCATCAAG gtttttAAGGAACATCCACTGATGGCAGTGTACCCCACTGACACCAGTGGGTTTCACAACATAGATGACCCCGTGCACAACCAGCCTAACACTGCTCTTCTGTCTCTGGTGCTCATGATGGGCACTTTCTTTGTTGCATTCTTTCTCAGGAAGTTCAGAAACAGTCGGTTTTTAGGTGGCAAG GCCAGGAGGATTATCGGTGACTTTGGCATCCCAATCTCAATCTTAGTTTCAGTGTTGGTGGATTATGCCATTACTGACACTTATACACAG aaACTCAACGTGCCGTCAGGTTTTTCAGTCACATCTCCCGAGAAAAGAGGCTGGTTTATCAGCCCCTTCGGTGACAAGCATCCATTTCCAACTTGGATGATGGGAGCGTCTGTTGTTCCTGCTCTTCTTGTCTTCATTCTTATTTTCATGGAAACTCAAATTACTTC ACTGATAGTCAGTAAGAAGGAGCGTCGACTGGTTAAAGGCTCAGGCTTCCACCTGGATCTCCTGCTCATTGTCATCCTGGGTGCCCTCTGCCCTCTTTTTGGTTTGCCGTGGctcactgcagccactgtgcgCTCTGTCACTCATGTTAATGCGCTTACAGTGATGAGCAAGGCCACGGCTCCTGGAGAAAAGCCCATGATCCAGGAGGTGAAAGAGCAGAGGCTCACCGGACTTCTTGTGGCTGTGCTTGTAG GTATGTCCATAGTGATGACAGATATTCTCCGCCTCATCCCTCTGGCTGTCCTCTTTGGCATCTTCCTGTACATGGGGGTCACCTCTCTGACGGGCATCCAGCTGTATGAACGTATAACTCTTATGGTCACgcctgccaagcaccaccctgACCACATCTACGTCACCAAG GTGAAGACATGGCGCATGAACATGTTCACCATCATCCAGCTGGGGTGCATCGTGGCTCTGTGGGTCGTGAAGTCTACCGCGGCCTCCCTGGCGTTCCCCTTCGTCCTCATCATGACGGTGCCGCTGCGACGCCTCATCCTCTCCAGGATCTTCGAGGAACGTGAGCTCCAGgcg CTGGATTGTGATGAAGATTCGCCCAACTTCGCTGAAGATGGACGAGATGAGTACAATGAGATCCACATGCTTGTATAA